The Syntrophaceae bacterium DNA segment CATCGTTGCCTTCCCCCCGCCCCGTGTCTTCTCCGGCATCATGCGGAGCGCCGGGCTGGAGGCGGTGGAGTGCCATTCCCTGACCCTCGGCGTCACCTGCCTTCACATCGGCAGAAAACCCCGTCGCTGAACTATCGCCCCCGTCCGTTCCCCCATTCGCCGGTGAAGATCCGGGTCCGTACATCCTTGCAGCACCCCGTTTCACTCCCAACCCTCTCACCATCAGGCGCCAGGTTTATGACTCGTGCTGATCGAAGGGGCACTATTATGCACATTATGAATTTGACATATGCCTTATCATTATATATCCCCTTACGTCCCGCCTGCGGAGACTCCTGGTTATGCAACGGTCCGCAATCGACAAGACGGGCACCGATAAGCCGGTTACCAGATGAACGCGTCCCAACTGTCCGATCGTCTGAAAAGAATCCTCGCGTCGCCCCTTCCGTATCATCTGCTCCGGGTGGCGATGGCGGCGCTGTTTCTGTACGCGGGCGGCGTCAAGCTCCTGGATCCGAAGGCCTTTGCCGTCACCATCTCGGCCTACAACCTGATACCGGAGCCGCTTCTCCCGGTGGTCGCCATCGGCCTGCCGCTGGTTGAGGTCATCGCGGGAATCGGCCTCCTGTTCCAGGTCCGGGGGAGCCTGACGGGCATCGCCGCCCTGATGGTCCTCTTCATCGCCGTCTTGGGCTATGGCATTTTGAGCGATCTGGACGTCGACTGCGGCTGCTTCGGCGCGGAAGAACTGGCCAGGAGGAGCAGCCTTCAGGATGCCTTTATCCGTGATCTCGTGATTACGGGGATCGTCATTCCCTACCTGTACTGGTACCAGCGTTTCCGGACCCGAGCGGGTCTCAACAGAATCCAGGAAGAGACGAAAGGAGAATAAGGAATCATGATGAAACGGAAAGCGGTTTTGGGTATGGCGCTGTGCCTGGCCCTGGTCTTCGGCTTCGCCGGGGCGGCGGTGGCGGCATGGGGCGCCAGGGAACTCGAGACGGAAAAGGTCGCCGTGACCTTCGCCGCCGAAGTGGCGCGAGGCGGCTACAAGGTCGTGGCCACTCCGGAACTGAAGGCCTGGATGGACCAGAAGAAACCCATGCTGATCATCGACACCATGCCCTTCGAGGCGAGCTACAAGAAGCAGCATGTCCCCGGGGCCGTCCAGATGGAGTTCCCCATCCCGGAGATGACGAAGCTGGACGACAAGACGAAGGCTGCCCTGGAAAAGCTCCTCGGTCCCGACAAAAACCGCCTGATCGTCTTCTACTGCGGGTTTGTGAAATGCACCCGCAGCCACAACGGCGCCATGTGGGCCGTGAAGCTGGGATACAAAAACGTCTATCGCCACCCGGGCGGAATCAAGGCCTGGGACGAGGCGGACTATCCCATTGAAAAGGTGAAATAGGGGAAAGGGCAACCCTCTTTTGACTCGTGAACGGCGACGCCGGCGGCTTCCTCCCCGGCGTCGCTCGTTTTGGGATCAATAATGGTGCGTTGAAGAATTCGGGGCCGGTGCGGAGGCGATTCCGAATCCATGAAAGAAATTCCTTTACTGCTGGAGCAAAGATGTTCACATCATCCTGAAGGTGGCATGTCCCGCCGGGATTTTCTCCTTTTTCTGCTCCTCACGACGGGGGCCGTGGTCATCGGTCCGCGGGGACGGCTCCTGGCCGCCCAGGTTCCGGGGGCGGCGGCTTGGCCGAGAGGCTGGCCCGTCCGGGGGACTCCCCTGGCGGCGGATCCGAAAACGGGGACCGTGGCGATGTACGCGGAAATCAGCCTGCGGCACCTCACCGAGACGACGACCCACTGGGGCATCGGCTGCGAAACGGGAAAATTCGCCGACCGGTTCATCCTGGTCTCGCCGGCGGAGCCCCCGGCGCTTTACGACGCCCTGATCCGAATCGGGGCGCGGCCCGGGAATAACCTGGCGCCGGACGGTTACGGAAAAACCGTGGAGGGTGACGTCCTAGCCCTGACCGCCGCGTGGCCGGGGCTTCCGCGGGAGGTGGACGCAGGCGGCCTTTTTTACGACTCCTCGGGAAAGGGGTTCCGGTTCCGCTTCGGCGGGAACCGGAGGGCGGCGGAGGAGCAGCGGACGGGCTGCCTGACCTGCTTGGAGTCCTGCCCCGTCGGCATCACGAGCAACGCCGTCTATCCGCACCTGAGCACGGCCCGGAGGATCTTCAGGCCCAACTCCCGGTTCCGGGGCCGTCCGGAGGTCCTGCCGGCCCGGGAGGCGTTTCCCCTGGTCGTCTTTTACCGGCTGGCCGGGAAGGGGTAAAGCCATTTCGGTTCGGGGACGGATGCAGTCTGAGGAGACCCGGCGGACAGGATTATGCTGAAGAGAATGAGTGATTCCCGGAAAAATGGATCTGCGAAGGAGGCTGTCGCGCCGGCGGCGCAGGCGGTCCGTCCCGCCCTGAGGGGACTCCTGGCCGCCATGGCGGCGGACTGCAAGGACTGCAACCTCTGTGTGGAGGAATGCGGGTTCCTGGAGAAATACGGGACGCCCGGCGAGATCGCCCGGCGTTACGACCCGTCGTCTGCGGAAGGGCAGATCCTTCCCTTCGAGTGCAGCCTCTGCAGCTTGTGCGACGCCGTCTGCCCCGCCGGCCTCGCTCCCCGGAACCTGTTTATGGAGATGCGCCGCGAGTCAGCGGATCGAGGGAAGGGCGCTTTTCCCGAACACGAAGGCCTCCTGGCCTACGAGCGCCGTGGCATGTCCCGCCGGTTCACCTGGTACGGCCTCCCCGAGGGCTGCCGGGCCGTTCTCTTTCCCGGGTGCGCCCTGCCCGGAACGAGGCCGGAGCGGACATGGGAACTGTTCGAAACGCTTCGCGGGAACGAACCCTCTCTGGGCATCGTCCTCGACTGCTGCGGCCGGATCTCCGGGGACCTCGGCCGGGAAGCCCAGTGCACCGCCATGTTCTCGGAAATGCGGGACTGGCTTTTGGAACGCGGTGTCCGGGAGGTCCTCGTCGCCTGCCCCAACTGCCACGACATGTTCCGGGAGCACGGCGGCGGGCTGGCGGTCCGGACGGTCTATGAGGTCCTGCCGGTGGCGGAGCCGCCTGCCATGGCAAGTAACAGCGGCGTGCTGGTCCACGATCCCTGCGGCATCCGCTTTCACGGGGCAGCCCACGACGCCGTGCGACGGCTCGTGGCCGGAGCGGGCATCCGGCCGGCCGACATGGAACACGCGAGGGAAAGGACGCTCTGCTGCGGCAATGGGGCGGGTGCGGACTGCCTTTCTCCGGAGCTGTCCGGCCGCTGGGCTGGCCGTGCGGCGGCGGAGATCGGAAACCGCACGGCCGTCACCTACTGCGCCGGTTGCGCCGGCCGGCTGGGCGAGCGCTCTCCTGCGGTTCACGTCCTCGATGTTCTGCGGGAGCCGGAACAGGCCCTGGCGGGGAAGATCCGGATCGCGAAGGCGCCCTTCACCTACCTGAACCGGCTCCGCCTCAAGAACCGCTTCCGGAAGGAGCTGCCGGTCGCCGCATCCCGGGAGCGGACCTTCCGGGCCGCTCCGGAAAAGAAGGGCGGGTGGGCCCTGCGGCTGCTCCTGCTGGCCGTTCTGGTGGGGGCCATCGCGGCGATTCGCCTGACCGGGGCGACCCGCTACCTGGACCAGGATGCCCTGCGGGGCCTCATCGCCGGGTACGGCATCCTCGCCCCGGCCCTTTACATGCTGATCTACACGGTGGCCCCGGCGCTGCTCCTGCCCGGCCTGCCGCTCACCATCGCCGGAGGCATTCTCTTCGGCCCCTTCTGGGGGGTCGTCTACACCATCACGAGCGCCACCGCCGGCGCCTGCCTCGCCTTTCTCGTCGCTCGCTACCTGGCCCGGGACTGGGTCGAGAAGAAGCTGAGAAGCCCGCGGTGGCGGCGACTCGACGAGGGGGTCGAGCGGCACGGCTGGAAAGTCGTGGCCTTCACCCGTCTGATCCCGCTGTTTCCGTTCAACCTCCTGAACTACGCCTTCGGGATGACGAAGATCCGCTTCTGGCCTTACGCCGTGGCGACGTTTCTATGCATGCTCCCGGCAACCGTCGCCTACATTGTTTTTTCGAGTTCGCTCCTGGACCTGATCCGGGGGAAGGTTTCCACCACGCTGGTAGTCGGCATCGGCCTCGTCGTCCTGGTGTCGCTGATTCCCGTT contains these protein-coding regions:
- a CDS encoding DoxX family membrane protein codes for the protein MNASQLSDRLKRILASPLPYHLLRVAMAALFLYAGGVKLLDPKAFAVTISAYNLIPEPLLPVVAIGLPLVEVIAGIGLLFQVRGSLTGIAALMVLFIAVLGYGILSDLDVDCGCFGAEELARRSSLQDAFIRDLVITGIVIPYLYWYQRFRTRAGLNRIQEETKGE
- a CDS encoding rhodanese-like domain-containing protein, coding for MMKRKAVLGMALCLALVFGFAGAAVAAWGARELETEKVAVTFAAEVARGGYKVVATPELKAWMDQKKPMLIIDTMPFEASYKKQHVPGAVQMEFPIPEMTKLDDKTKAALEKLLGPDKNRLIVFYCGFVKCTRSHNGAMWAVKLGYKNVYRHPGGIKAWDEADYPIEKVK